In uncultured Bacteroides sp., one genomic interval encodes:
- a CDS encoding DUF169 domain-containing protein codes for MNKELKDKFVLLWKKYFPNAELPITFQYSDDTMGVEKEKTVEGHRCVIAQLLKVRRGESVYMQEECVNCRGGKRYLGFSQSMFPGFECFLSHNEKGEGERYKRTPELVAECMKQLPFIPVKKNIIFKRWDRLTEEDTPQGAIFFGTPDVISGLFTLANFNSAAPDAVITPFGAGCASIVYYPYREELNGTKRSVLGLFDPSARKFVKGDIMTFSIPFSKFAEMIDEMEESFLITDSWSKITGRMGLKNQIE; via the coding sequence ATGAATAAAGAACTGAAGGATAAATTTGTGTTGTTGTGGAAGAAATATTTCCCGAATGCTGAATTACCTATAACATTCCAATATTCGGATGATACAATGGGAGTTGAGAAAGAAAAAACCGTTGAAGGACATCGGTGTGTTATTGCTCAATTGCTAAAGGTAAGAAGAGGAGAGTCTGTTTATATGCAGGAAGAATGTGTAAATTGCCGTGGTGGAAAGCGTTATCTGGGATTTTCTCAGTCAATGTTCCCGGGCTTTGAATGTTTCCTTTCTCATAATGAAAAGGGAGAAGGCGAACGCTACAAGCGAACACCCGAACTTGTAGCTGAGTGTATGAAACAGCTTCCCTTTATTCCGGTTAAAAAGAATATTATTTTCAAACGCTGGGACCGGCTCACGGAAGAGGATACTCCTCAAGGAGCTATATTCTTTGGTACCCCCGATGTGATCTCGGGTCTGTTTACGCTGGCCAATTTTAACAGCGCTGCTCCCGATGCTGTAATCACTCCTTTTGGGGCAGGTTGTGCTTCAATTGTTTATTATCCTTACAGAGAGGAACTAAACGGAACAAAGCGTTCTGTTCTTGGACTTTTCGATCCCTCTGCTCGTAAATTTGTAAAAGGTGATATAATGACCTTCTCTATTCCATTTTCAAAGTTTGCAGAAATGATTGATGAAATGGAAGAAAGCTTCCTTATTACGGATAGCTGGTCGAAAATAACAGGAAGAATGGGACTTAAAAATCAAATAGAATAG
- a CDS encoding ammonium transporter, which translates to MSRKYIKYIAFFLLLFLGVHSDIIAQDSVSTAVADTTIAVQAAAATTPAVAAQEVATLDSGNTAWIIVATILVLMMTIPGLALFYGGLVRKKNILSILMQCLILTGVISIIWIAFGYSWVFDTSFKASGNPLSFIIGGFDKIFLHGISTKALTAGNIPELIFALYQCMFAVITPALIIGAFAERIKFSGFLVFSILWSIIVYNPMAHWVWGGGWLQQMGALDFAGGTVVHINAGISALVMAIMLGCRKGYKANEHTLTPNSTPFVFIGTALLWLGWMGFNAGSGLAADGLAANAFLVTHMAACVSAVTWMALEWFLYKKPTTIGFCTGAVAGLVAITPAAGTVDVAGSIFIGLATAVICFCMVAYAKPKLKYDDTLDAFGVHGIGGIIGSILTGVFATRVITGESGAQGALYGDWHQLWVQIVATLAAIIYSAVLTIILFYIVNKTIGLRVSKQAESDGLDISQHGEIAYSENE; encoded by the coding sequence ATGAGTCGAAAATATATAAAATATATAGCGTTTTTCCTTTTGCTGTTTTTAGGTGTTCATTCTGATATTATAGCTCAGGATTCAGTAAGTACAGCTGTGGCTGATACAACAATTGCGGTACAGGCAGCTGCCGCCACTACGCCGGCGGTAGCTGCTCAGGAGGTGGCAACTTTAGATTCGGGTAATACCGCGTGGATTATAGTTGCAACTATTTTAGTATTAATGATGACAATTCCGGGATTAGCACTCTTTTACGGTGGTTTAGTTCGTAAAAAGAATATTCTCAGTATTCTGATGCAGTGCCTTATTCTTACTGGCGTTATAAGCATTATCTGGATTGCTTTTGGATATAGCTGGGTGTTCGATACCAGTTTTAAGGCATCGGGCAATCCTTTGAGTTTTATTATTGGAGGATTTGATAAAATCTTTCTGCATGGAATTTCTACCAAAGCATTAACTGCAGGTAATATTCCCGAATTGATATTTGCATTGTATCAATGTATGTTTGCAGTAATTACTCCTGCGCTTATTATCGGTGCATTCGCCGAAAGAATCAAATTTTCGGGTTTCTTAGTATTTTCAATTCTTTGGTCTATCATTGTTTATAACCCAATGGCTCACTGGGTTTGGGGAGGCGGATGGCTTCAACAGATGGGAGCACTCGACTTTGCCGGTGGAACTGTAGTTCATATCAATGCTGGTATTTCTGCTCTTGTAATGGCTATTATGTTAGGTTGCAGAAAAGGGTATAAAGCTAACGAGCATACTCTTACTCCAAATAGTACTCCTTTTGTTTTCATTGGAACTGCTCTTTTATGGTTAGGTTGGATGGGCTTCAACGCCGGAAGCGGATTGGCTGCCGATGGTTTAGCAGCCAATGCTTTCTTAGTTACTCATATGGCTGCATGTGTTTCGGCAGTAACATGGATGGCTTTAGAATGGTTCTTGTATAAGAAACCTACAACAATAGGATTTTGTACAGGTGCGGTTGCCGGTTTAGTAGCAATTACTCCTGCCGCAGGTACTGTTGATGTTGCAGGATCTATTTTTATTGGTTTGGCTACAGCAGTGATCTGCTTCTGTATGGTTGCCTATGCTAAACCGAAACTTAAATATGACGATACACTAGATGCCTTTGGTGTACATGGTATTGGTGGAATAATCGGATCTATACTTACCGGTGTATTCGCAACTCGCGTAATTACTGGTGAAAGCGGTGCACAAGGTGCTTTGTATGGCGACTGGCACCAACTATGGGTACAGATTGTAGCAACACTGGCTGCAATTATATATAGTGCGGTGCTTACAATAATCTTGTTCTATATCGTAAATAAGACAATAGGACTGAGAGTAAGTAAACAAGCCGAATCAGATGGTCTTGATATTTCACAACATGGTGAAATTGCTTATAGTGAAAATGAATAA
- a CDS encoding P-II family nitrogen regulator, producing the protein MKKIEAIIRKSKFNDVRKALHEADIEFLSWWDVKGQGTARQGLIFRGIAYDINAIERIYISFVVRNVNMDKSIDAILKAAYTGESGDGRIFVSSIEESIRIRTGDRGDESLYDKDKK; encoded by the coding sequence ATGAAAAAGATTGAAGCAATTATTCGGAAGTCAAAGTTCAACGACGTGCGTAAAGCATTGCATGAAGCTGATATCGAATTCTTATCATGGTGGGATGTAAAAGGTCAGGGTACAGCCCGACAGGGTTTGATTTTTAGAGGAATAGCGTATGATATTAATGCGATAGAGCGCATTTACATCTCGTTTGTAGTTAGAAACGTGAATATGGACAAATCAATCGATGCGATATTAAAAGCTGCATACACAGGAGAAAGTGGCGATGGAAGAATTTTTGTTTCCAGCATTGAAGAGTCAATACGCATACGAACCGGAGATAGAGGTGATGAATCTTTGTATGATAAAGATAAGAAATAA